Proteins encoded together in one Kitasatospora albolonga window:
- a CDS encoding 1-acyl-sn-glycerol-3-phosphate acyltransferase has product MLSSVAAAVIPCLGRLTVTSDHGTAPAPGSIIVANHTSLADPGVVLAALLRLDIEPVVMATAGLWRVPVLGRFLERGGHVPVHRGTHRAAEALDTAAAALGAGRHVLIYGEGRLPLRTDGAEAPPERFRSGLARLAHASGAPVVPLGQAGARRVTSGSGAKQIAGFLTAPARRPRLHVHLGSPVHLPPGIAAATATAREAVTTAWRTAAGHLGEPAAAVPAPATGR; this is encoded by the coding sequence GTGCTCAGCAGCGTCGCAGCCGCCGTCATCCCTTGCCTCGGCCGCCTCACCGTCACCTCCGACCACGGCACTGCCCCGGCGCCCGGCTCCATCATCGTCGCCAACCACACCTCCCTCGCCGACCCCGGCGTCGTCCTCGCCGCGCTGCTGCGGCTCGACATCGAACCGGTGGTCATGGCCACCGCCGGGCTCTGGCGTGTCCCGGTCCTCGGCCGGTTCCTGGAGCGCGGCGGCCATGTGCCCGTGCACCGCGGCACCCACCGGGCGGCCGAGGCCCTCGACACGGCCGCCGCCGCGCTCGGGGCGGGCCGCCACGTCCTCATCTACGGGGAGGGCCGGTTGCCCCTGCGGACGGACGGGGCCGAGGCCCCGCCGGAGCGGTTCCGCAGCGGCCTCGCCCGTCTGGCCCACGCGTCGGGTGCACCCGTCGTCCCCCTCGGCCAGGCGGGCGCCCGCCGGGTGACCTCCGGTTCGGGCGCCAAGCAGATCGCCGGGTTCCTCACCGCCCCGGCCCGCCGCCCCCGGCTCCACGTCCACCTGGGCTCGCCGGTGCACCTGCCGCCGGGCATCGCGGCCGCGACCGCCACGGCGCGCGAAGCCGTCACCACCGCCTGGCGCACGGCCGCCGGGCACCTGGGCGAACCCGCGGCGGCGGTACCCGCCCCGGCCACTGGCCGCTGA